In Aegilops tauschii subsp. strangulata cultivar AL8/78 chromosome 3, Aet v6.0, whole genome shotgun sequence, one genomic interval encodes:
- the LOC109764566 gene encoding uncharacterized protein, which translates to MAPPLACGPEAPQCRLLRAAADGDLPLFKRTASLLDGGKGRLRDAVEAVNVGGRAGALHLAAGHGRMAVCVFLVEELRVDVNAADESGDTPLAYAIRAGAVNTFRYLLDHDANPDKPAGKGSTPLHWAATGGNCEIVKALLSKGANVDALCELGTPLHMAAFWKQDGALKILLDHHADCNMVCNTVYSPLLAALSTGSLNCVKLLIKAGADVKGVGTVTPLIMAANNGLTDFYKCLLEAGADPNVRDDVGQLPIEIAAYHNRRKDVEILLPVTSRTPYVRDWSVDGIIRYVKSMPSVEDDPMYKMNPADLKLEGSKAYKRKDYATALELYSLAIHHCPADATLFSNRSLCSLKLGKGDQALMDAELCKMKRPGWAKAYYLQGSAQMLLRVPFSATHECICLLC; encoded by the exons ATGGCGCCGCCCCTCGCCTGCG GTCCCGAGGCGCCGCAGTGCCGTCTTCTCCGGGCGGCGGCCGACGGCGACCTCCCGCTCTTCAAGA GGACCGCGAGCTTGCTGGACGGCGGGAAGGGCCGCCTCAGGGATGCGGTGGAGGCCGTGAATGTCGGCGGCCGCGCCGGGGCGCTGCACCTCGCCGCGGGCCATGGCAGGATGGCGGTGTGCGTGTTCCTGGTCGAGGAGCTCCGCGTGGACGTCAACGCCGCAGACGAGTCAG GCGATACACCTCTGGCTTATGCAATTCGTGCTGGCGCTGTAAACACTTTCCGGTATCTTCTTGATCACGATGCTAATCCAGATAAGCCCGCTGGAAAAGGGTCTACGCCTCTCCATTGGGCTGCTACAGGAG GAAATTGTGAAATAGTAAAAGCCTTACTCTCAAAAGGGGCCAATGTTGACGCATTGTGTGAGCTTGGGACACCACTGCATATGGCTGCTTTTTGGAAGCAGGATGGTGCTTTGAAGATTTTGTTGGACCACCATGCAGAT TGTAACATGGTATGCAACACTGTCTATTCACCTCTTCTTGCGGCTCTCAGTACTGGCTCGCTGAATTGTGTGAAGCTTCTGATTAAG GCTGGCGCTGACGTGAAGGGTGTTGGCACTGTGACCCCCTTAATAATGGCTGCCAACAATGGCTTAACTGACTTCTACAAGTGCTTACTGGAGGCTGGTGCAGATCCTAATGTTCGTGATGAT GTTGGTCAGCTTCCAATAGAAATTGCTGCATATCACAATAGACGGAAAGATGTCGAGATCCTACTTCCAGtaacttcacgtactccatatgtGCGAGACTGGAGCGTTGATGGGATAATTCGCTATGTGAAATCAATGCCATCGGTGGAG GATGATCCCATGTACAAAATGAATCCAGCTGATCTCAAGTTAGAGGGAAGCAAGGCATACAAGAGAAAAGATTATGCTACTGCATTAGAACTTTACTCTCTG GCAATACACCACTGCCCTGCTGATGCAACACTGTTCTCAAATAGGAGCCTTTGCTCGCTTAAGTTGGGTAAAGGAGACCAAGCTTTGATGGATGCTGAACTTTGCAAGATGAAGCGCCCAGGTTGGGCGAAGGCCTACTACCTGCAAGGATCTGCTCAAATGTTACTGAGGGTGCCATTTTCTGCTACTCATGAGTGCATTTGCTTGCTGTGTTAA